In bacterium, a genomic segment contains:
- a CDS encoding sigma-54 dependent transcriptional regulator, whose protein sequence is MILIIDDDFSVAASLALLLKQAGFASHTAAAPAEALQKIAQEKFDLILQDMNFSRSTSGEEGLALLRALKQRQPQVPVILITAWGSIGLAVRGMQAGASDFITKPWSNEQLLQSVKTALALSAAGAGGGTLAREELEARYDFSGLIGRAPNFLRVLEIIGRVSATEAAVLLTGESGTGKELLAEALHRNSSRAQGPFVKVNLGGISPALFESEMFGHVKGAFTDARYDRKGRFELADGGTIFLDEIGDLEPSAQVKLLRVLQDRTFEPLGSSHSRRVEVRVISATNRNLAEMVSRGEFREDLLYRLNLIAVHVPPLRERPGDIALLAHHFLEALGKVYRRPQLRLSADAEAWLTAQPWPGNVRQLRQVIERTVLMHGPDIIAAADFRSALEMQPAAAEKESLPAVGSMTLEEMEKAMIAKTLQHHGGNISKAAEALGLSRAALYRRCEKFGIPL, encoded by the coding sequence ATGATTCTCATCATCGACGATGATTTCTCCGTCGCGGCTTCGCTGGCTTTGCTGCTCAAGCAGGCCGGCTTTGCCTCGCACACCGCGGCGGCGCCCGCCGAGGCGCTGCAGAAAATCGCGCAGGAGAAATTCGATCTCATCTTGCAGGACATGAATTTCTCCCGCAGCACCAGCGGCGAAGAAGGCCTGGCTTTGCTGCGCGCGCTCAAGCAGCGCCAGCCGCAGGTGCCGGTGATTCTGATCACGGCGTGGGGCTCGATCGGCCTGGCAGTGCGGGGCATGCAAGCCGGCGCTTCCGATTTCATCACCAAGCCCTGGTCGAACGAACAGCTTCTGCAGTCGGTGAAAACCGCGCTGGCACTGTCCGCGGCCGGCGCCGGCGGCGGCACGCTCGCGCGGGAAGAGTTGGAGGCGCGCTATGACTTCAGCGGCCTCATCGGCCGCGCGCCGAATTTCCTGCGCGTGCTGGAAATCATCGGCCGGGTGAGCGCCACCGAGGCCGCCGTGCTGCTCACCGGCGAAAGCGGCACCGGCAAGGAGTTGCTCGCCGAAGCGCTGCACCGCAACAGCAGCCGCGCCCAGGGGCCGTTCGTCAAGGTGAATTTGGGCGGCATCTCGCCGGCGTTGTTTGAAAGTGAGATGTTCGGCCACGTCAAGGGCGCGTTCACCGATGCGCGCTACGACCGCAAAGGTCGCTTCGAGCTGGCCGATGGCGGCACGATCTTTCTCGATGAAATCGGCGACCTCGAGCCGAGCGCGCAAGTCAAGCTGCTGCGCGTGCTGCAGGATCGCACCTTCGAGCCGCTGGGCTCCAGCCACAGCCGCCGCGTCGAGGTGCGCGTCATCTCCGCCACCAACCGCAACCTCGCCGAAATGGTGAGCCGCGGCGAGTTCCGCGAAGATTTGCTGTACCGCTTGAATCTGATCGCCGTGCATGTGCCGCCGCTGCGCGAACGGCCGGGCGACATCGCGCTGCTGGCGCATCATTTCCTGGAGGCGCTCGGCAAAGTCTACCGCCGGCCGCAGTTGCGCCTGAGCGCGGACGCAGAAGCATGGCTGACCGCGCAGCCCTGGCCCGGCAACGTGCGGCAGTTGCGCCAGGTCATCGAGCGCACGGTGTTGATGCACGGCCCGGACATAATCGCGGCCGCCGACTTCCGCTCCGCCCTGGAGATGCAGCCGGCTGCCGCTGAAAAGGAAAGTCTGCCCGCGGTCGGCAGCATGACGCTCGAAGAAATGGAAAAGGCCATGATCGCGAAGACGCTGCAACATCATGGCGGAAACATCAGCAAAGCCGCGGAGGCGCTCGGCCTCAGCCGTGCCGCGCTCTATCGCCGCTGCGAGAAATTCGGAATCCCCCTGTGA
- a CDS encoding phosphoglycerate kinase has protein sequence MDKLTIDDIDLKEKRVLVRVDFNVPLEKGVVTDDTRIRASLPTIQKLLQASAKVILMSHLGRPKGGPDPKYSLMPAANRLTQLLGKNVEMAPDCVGSDVEKMVEAMKPGDVLMLENVRFHPEEEKNDPAFAKQLTALGEVYVNDAFGSAHRAHASTEGIAKILKNTAVAGYLMKAEISALGRMLGDPPKPYVAILGGAKVSDKIEVIHTIITKVSHLLIGGGMAYTFLKAQGHEIGNSLLEEDKLAVAKNVLRVAEYHNPRKPLRVELPNDHIIAGNLEGAEATPLDAVDIPAGKLAGDIGPKTLERYRALILQAKTILWNGPMGVFEKAAFAAGTMGVAQAVAEATSKGAFSVVGGGDSVAALAKSGLTDKISHVSTGGGASLEFLGGKDLPGVVALTKAPTK, from the coding sequence ATGGATAAGTTGACGATTGATGATATTGATCTGAAGGAAAAGCGGGTTTTGGTGCGGGTTGATTTCAATGTGCCCCTGGAAAAAGGTGTGGTCACCGACGACACGCGCATTCGCGCCTCCCTCCCCACCATTCAAAAGCTGTTGCAAGCCAGCGCCAAAGTAATTCTGATGTCACATCTCGGACGGCCCAAGGGCGGGCCTGACCCGAAATACTCCCTCATGCCCGCGGCCAACCGTCTCACCCAGCTTCTCGGCAAGAATGTGGAAATGGCGCCGGATTGCGTCGGCAGCGACGTGGAAAAGATGGTGGAGGCAATGAAGCCGGGCGACGTTTTGATGCTGGAAAACGTCCGCTTCCATCCCGAGGAAGAGAAAAACGATCCCGCCTTTGCCAAGCAACTCACGGCGCTGGGCGAGGTCTACGTCAATGACGCCTTCGGTTCCGCCCACCGCGCGCATGCCTCCACCGAGGGCATCGCGAAAATCCTCAAAAACACCGCGGTGGCCGGCTACTTGATGAAAGCCGAAATCAGCGCCCTCGGCAGGATGCTGGGCGATCCGCCCAAGCCCTACGTCGCGATTCTGGGCGGCGCCAAAGTTTCGGACAAAATCGAAGTCATTCACACCATCATCACCAAAGTTTCGCATCTGCTCATCGGCGGCGGCATGGCCTATACCTTCCTCAAAGCACAGGGCCATGAAATCGGCAATTCCCTCCTGGAAGAGGATAAGCTCGCGGTGGCCAAGAACGTGTTGCGGGTGGCGGAGTATCACAATCCGCGCAAACCGCTGCGCGTGGAACTGCCCAACGATCATATCATCGCCGGCAACCTGGAAGGTGCCGAGGCCACGCCGCTCGACGCGGTCGATATTCCCGCCGGCAAACTGGCGGGCGATATCGGCCCGAAAACGCTGGAACGCTACCGCGCGCTGATCTTGCAGGCCAAGACCATCCTGTGGAACGGCCCAATGGGCGTGTTCGAGAAAGCCGCGTTCGCGGCCGGTACCATGGGCGTTGCGCAGGCCGTGGCGGAGGCCACGAGCAAGGGCGCTTTCAGCGTGGTGGGCGGCGGCGATTCCGTGGCCGCGCTCGCCAAATCCGGGCTGACCGACAAAATCTCCCACGTCTCCACCGGCGGCGGCGCTTCCCTGGAATTCCTCGGTGGCAAGGACCTGCCCGGCGTGGTGGCGCTGACCAAGGCGCCGACGAAATAG
- a CDS encoding chloride channel protein, producing the protein MLGQLRLQRLVHRLKLPEYTLFALAAVVTGGLAGLTAVGFHNAIEFFRELFFSRSREVIGFLGSLQIILLPAIGMLLQAGMIMLWPNLAARKGVLEVIKAVTASGYYIPLRVTLFHLIAPAICMGSGGTVGPEGPAAQIGAGVASRFGRALRLSDVRRRIFTAAGAGAAIAAVFNTPLGGVFFALEIVLLNDFQTGTFSALLLASVAASAVSRTLLGNEPAFAITDIAIGPVWHLALYTLLGLCAGVLAVLFLRYSDWLHSRLRPHLKGWRQTAIMTAAGLLVGIAGFFLLDLLGIGYDGINRVLRGETVWQVALALLVLKFLLVPLMLESGGFGGVFAPSLFLGAMLGLLFATGCNLLAPAFGLRVEVDAFVLVGMGAMLAAINSIPLAAILILFEMTNDYSFILPLIVGVVASSTIVHLAWKDNIYARKLRKAGYRLQSPRAADLLQGLTVRDLMRREKVDILEEDAPLPQVIRFCANSPRASFYLKNKRGELTGTITMNELRQIITEYESLKQSRLIARDIALPGVVTVAENDELDYVLRLFGSHPLEEFPVVALHNPREIRGSLQRRDVINAFNKASLQQNLTAGLAGSLRTLATVKHVSVAKGYSLVEKIAPAAFVGKSLEELRVRSRFGVEVILIKPGRDPLQLEEDGAALMPTAGYRIRAGDALVLFGEDENIAALEQM; encoded by the coding sequence GTGCTCGGGCAACTCCGCTTGCAACGGCTGGTGCACCGCCTGAAATTGCCGGAATACACGCTCTTTGCGTTGGCCGCGGTAGTGACCGGTGGCTTGGCGGGCCTCACGGCGGTGGGTTTTCACAACGCGATTGAATTCTTCCGCGAGCTGTTCTTCAGCCGCAGCCGGGAAGTCATCGGCTTTCTCGGCAGTCTGCAAATCATCCTGCTGCCGGCGATCGGCATGTTGCTGCAGGCCGGCATGATCATGCTCTGGCCCAACCTGGCGGCGCGCAAAGGCGTGCTGGAGGTGATCAAGGCTGTCACCGCGTCGGGGTACTATATTCCGCTGCGCGTCACGCTGTTTCATTTGATTGCGCCGGCGATTTGCATGGGCTCGGGCGGCACCGTCGGTCCGGAGGGTCCGGCCGCGCAGATCGGCGCGGGTGTGGCTTCGCGCTTCGGCCGCGCCTTGCGGCTTTCCGACGTGCGGCGCCGCATTTTTACGGCTGCCGGCGCGGGTGCCGCGATTGCCGCGGTGTTCAACACTCCACTCGGCGGCGTGTTCTTCGCGCTCGAAATCGTCCTGCTCAACGACTTCCAAACCGGCACCTTCAGCGCCCTGCTGCTGGCTTCGGTCGCCGCCAGCGCGGTGTCGCGAACCTTGTTGGGCAACGAACCGGCGTTTGCGATCACGGATATCGCCATCGGCCCGGTTTGGCATCTCGCGCTGTACACACTGCTCGGCCTGTGCGCCGGCGTGCTGGCCGTGCTGTTCTTGCGCTATTCCGATTGGCTGCACAGCCGGCTGCGGCCGCATCTCAAAGGCTGGCGCCAGACCGCGATCATGACGGCCGCCGGATTGCTGGTGGGCATCGCCGGGTTCTTCCTTCTCGATTTGCTGGGCATCGGCTATGACGGCATCAACCGCGTGCTGCGCGGTGAAACCGTCTGGCAGGTGGCGCTCGCGCTGTTGGTATTGAAATTCCTTCTGGTGCCGCTGATGCTGGAATCCGGCGGCTTCGGCGGCGTGTTCGCGCCCTCGCTGTTTCTGGGCGCCATGCTGGGGCTGCTGTTTGCCACCGGTTGCAACCTGCTTGCGCCCGCTTTCGGTCTCCGGGTCGAAGTCGACGCCTTCGTGTTGGTGGGGATGGGCGCGATGTTGGCCGCCATCAACAGCATCCCGCTGGCGGCGATTCTGATTCTGTTCGAGATGACCAATGATTACAGCTTTATCCTGCCTTTGATCGTGGGCGTGGTGGCCAGCTCGACGATCGTGCATCTCGCGTGGAAGGACAATATCTACGCCCGCAAGCTGCGCAAGGCAGGCTACCGGCTGCAGTCGCCGCGCGCTGCGGACTTGCTGCAGGGCCTGACCGTGCGCGATCTCATGCGCCGTGAAAAGGTGGACATTTTGGAGGAAGATGCGCCGTTGCCGCAGGTCATCCGGTTTTGCGCCAACAGTCCGCGCGCGAGTTTTTATCTCAAGAACAAGCGGGGTGAATTGACCGGCACCATTACCATGAACGAGCTGCGGCAGATCATCACCGAGTATGAGAGCCTCAAACAGAGCCGTTTGATCGCCCGCGATATTGCGCTGCCGGGCGTGGTTACGGTGGCGGAGAATGATGAGCTTGATTACGTTTTGCGGCTGTTCGGCAGCCATCCACTGGAGGAGTTTCCAGTGGTGGCCCTTCACAATCCGCGCGAAATTCGCGGCAGCCTGCAGCGCCGTGACGTGATCAATGCCTTCAACAAGGCAAGCCTGCAGCAGAATCTCACCGCCGGTCTGGCGGGCAGCTTGCGCACGCTCGCAACCGTCAAGCACGTCAGCGTGGCCAAAGGTTATTCTCTGGTGGAAAAGATTGCGCCCGCCGCGTTTGTGGGCAAATCACTCGAGGAGCTGAGAGTACGCAGCCGTTTCGGCGTGGAGGTGATTTTGATCAAACCCGGCCGCGATCCGTTGCAACTGGAGGAAGACGGTGCCGCCCTCATGCCCACGGCCGGCTACCGGATTCGCGCAGGGGACGCGCTGGTGCTGTTCGGAGAGGATGAGAACATCGCGGCCCTGGAGCAGATGTGA
- a CDS encoding RNA methyltransferase → MNPLPEFVAVLDNIRSLHNVGAIFRTADGAGVRKLYLCGMTATPPRAEIRKAALGAEESVPWEYFPTTQEALAALKRAGYALLALESTATSRDYRACVYRFPLALIVGHEFDGISPAILAQCDGVIALPMRGRKHSLNVAVAFGIAAYEIAGRLSAEEK, encoded by the coding sequence ATGAACCCCTTGCCTGAATTCGTCGCTGTGCTCGACAACATTCGCAGCCTGCACAATGTCGGCGCCATTTTCCGCACCGCCGATGGCGCCGGCGTGCGCAAGCTCTATCTCTGCGGCATGACCGCCACCCCGCCGCGCGCCGAGATTCGCAAAGCGGCATTGGGCGCGGAGGAAAGCGTGCCGTGGGAGTATTTCCCAACGACGCAGGAGGCACTGGCCGCGCTGAAACGCGCCGGCTACGCGCTGCTGGCGCTGGAAAGCACGGCCACCAGCAGGGATTATCGCGCCTGCGTCTACCGCTTTCCGCTGGCGTTGATCGTCGGCCATGAATTCGACGGCATCAGTCCCGCAATCCTGGCGCAATGCGACGGCGTCATTGCGTTGCCGATGCGTGGCCGGAAACATTCGCTCAATGTGGCCGTGGCCTTCGGCATCGCGGCGTATGAAATCGCCGGCCGGCTGAGTGCTGAGGAAAAATGA
- a CDS encoding leucine dehydrogenase, translating to MRLFESMSEYNHEEVVFCHDRDSGLRAIIAIHDTTLGPSLGGTRMWPYKTEEEALHDVLRLSRGMTYKAAAAGLNLGGGKAVIIGDPATDKDEMRFRAFGRFVEGLAGRYITAEDVGTDVHDMEWVRMETQWVTGISEALGGSGDPSPVTARGVYHGIKAAAEEVFGTSSLRGRKVAIQGAGHVGYFLADFLTKEGAKVFIADIKPARVQRAVDEFSATAVEADKIYDVDADIFAPCALGAIINDQTIPRFKFRLIAGGANNQLEDEKRHGKILMEKNILYAPDYVINAGGLINVANEIEGYNREKALKDAEGIYHILREIFAIAKKERVPTNVASDRLAERRIDQVGKLKRMHVIRPPRQFRSQRYAW from the coding sequence ATGCGACTGTTTGAAAGTATGAGCGAGTACAACCACGAAGAGGTTGTGTTTTGTCACGATCGTGACTCGGGATTGCGGGCCATCATTGCCATTCATGATACCACACTTGGACCTTCGCTGGGCGGCACGCGCATGTGGCCCTACAAGACCGAAGAAGAAGCGCTGCATGACGTTCTGCGGTTGTCGCGCGGCATGACGTATAAAGCCGCGGCCGCGGGTTTGAACTTGGGCGGCGGCAAGGCGGTGATCATCGGCGATCCCGCCACCGACAAGGATGAAATGCGATTCCGCGCCTTTGGCCGTTTCGTCGAAGGGCTGGCCGGCCGCTACATCACCGCCGAAGACGTCGGCACCGATGTGCACGACATGGAATGGGTGCGCATGGAAACGCAGTGGGTGACGGGCATTTCCGAAGCGCTGGGCGGCAGCGGCGATCCCTCGCCGGTGACTGCGCGCGGCGTGTATCACGGCATCAAGGCCGCTGCCGAAGAAGTGTTCGGCACATCTTCCTTGCGCGGCCGCAAAGTCGCGATTCAGGGCGCCGGCCACGTCGGCTATTTCCTCGCGGATTTTCTCACCAAAGAAGGCGCCAAAGTGTTCATTGCGGACATCAAACCGGCGCGGGTGCAGCGCGCAGTCGACGAATTCAGCGCCACGGCCGTGGAAGCAGATAAAATCTACGACGTCGACGCGGACATCTTCGCGCCCTGCGCGCTCGGCGCGATTATCAACGACCAGACCATCCCGCGTTTCAAATTCCGCCTGATCGCCGGCGGCGCCAACAATCAGCTCGAAGACGAAAAGCGCCACGGCAAGATTTTGATGGAGAAGAACATTCTCTACGCCCCGGACTATGTCATCAATGCCGGCGGCCTCATCAACGTCGCCAATGAGATCGAAGGCTACAATCGCGAAAAGGCGCTCAAAGACGCCGAGGGCATCTACCACATTCTGCGCGAAATCTTTGCTATCGCCAAAAAGGAGCGAGTGCCCACCAACGTGGCCTCCGACCGGCTGGCGGAACGCCGCATCGACCAGGTCGGCAAGCTCAAACGCATGCACGTGATCAGGCCGCCGCGCCAATTCCGCAGCCAGCGCTACGCGTGGTGA